The DNA sequence AAACTAGCGGAGCACCAAGGACAACAACCTGTGAAGCCAGGGCAACAGCTTGCTCAACAAAGGCAACATCCCGCACAGCCATCTAAGCGAGATGAACGTCATGTGGCAGCGACTGGACAGCAAGTCCAGCACATGCAGAAACGCGAGCAACAGCCTGTACAGCAAGAGCCACCGCAAGCCGTGCAGCAAAGGCAACAGGCTATGCAACAAGTGTCATCGACTGCCCAGCAAACCGGACGCGCACAGCAGACGCAACGCGTCACACAACAAAAAGATAAGCCGAAGCAAAACTGGGAACAGCGCATCGGTGGAATTTGGCTTAACCGCATCGGCGCGTTTGCCGTCGTCGTCGGACTCGCGTTTTTCCTGAAGTATTCGATCGACCAAAACTGGATCGGTCCAGTCGGACGTGTCCTAATCGGCATCTTTACGGGTCTTGCGATGAACGGGCTCGGGGAAAAATTGGGCAAACGCTACCCGTTGTACGCGCAAGGGCTATTCGGCGGCGGAAGCCTTGCACTGTTCTTTTCCGTCTATGCAGCCTACAACTTTTACGGGTTCATCTCCCCACCTTTCGCCTTTATTTTTTTCGTCTTCATTATGGCGTTCACTGTGTTTATGGCGATTAGACACGATGCGTTACCGATCGGAATTTTAGGGATCGTTGGCGGGTATACGACGCCGTTTCTGATCGGCGGTTTACAAAACCAAGGGCTGCTGTTCGGCTACTTGATCTTGTTGACACTAGGCGTGTTGGCTGTTTCTATTTACAAAAAGTGGGCTTCATTCGTCCATCTTAGCTTTGTTTTCAACCAACTGATCATTTTTGTCGTCTATGCAGCGGACTTCTTGTTCGTGTTCTGGAGGGAACGAGGGCCGATCGGATCGCTATTGACGTTCGTTACGGTCATTTACGCCCTGTATTGGCTCATCGCGAGCGGGTACAACTTCTTACGGAAGAAAAATGCGTCACTCGGGGACATCGTCTTATCGGTAGCCAACCCGGCCATGTTCGTCGTGTGGGCGATGTCGTTGTTTGACAGCTCGCCATTTTTGTCCGACTACAAAGGGGTGTTCGCCGCGTTCTTCGGGCTGACGTACATCGTGTTCGCCCGTCTAGCAGCGCGCCTACTCCCGAAAGATAAGCGCCTGCGCGAAACGTTTTACGGCATTGCCATCGTCCTGTTTACTATCGCTCCACCGCTACACTTTGGCGCATGGTTGGCGAAACTGTTCAGCTTTTTAACGGCTGGCACACTAGCGTCACTCATCGTCTGTATGTATAAAAAGCGGCGCGACTTAGTTATTTTAAGTGCCTATATCACTTTCGTCGTCAACTACTACGCCTTTTTCGCGGTACGGAGCTGGATCACGTTCCACAACCGTTTAGATTTAGGCACGATGTTCTCTTTCTTAGTCGTCATTTTTGCCGCTTACACTGTCTCCGTAACGGGTTATGGCATTTATAAACAAAAGACGCCCGTTTCTAAAGAAGTTGTGGTCTTTTCGATATTCAATGCGTTCGCCTTCGTG is a window from the Numidum massiliense genome containing:
- a CDS encoding DUF2339 domain-containing protein, which gives rise to MSESDRIANIEKQLSAIRQDQAEIVNAIKGLEQFVRAAVAQGKSSGAVPNRSIPLSSPGQQSPVDAVRGQPVVPPHRHADDTHPIPPHGQAGDARDGHPTPPHRQPGDARHRHPAPPPRERPGDVMYGHPKQPSHERPVDNRDGKQVVPPGGQPHDPRREQPIVPPQGKLAEHQGQQPVKPGQQLAQQRQHPAQPSKRDERHVAATGQQVQHMQKREQQPVQQEPPQAVQQRQQAMQQVSSTAQQTGRAQQTQRVTQQKDKPKQNWEQRIGGIWLNRIGAFAVVVGLAFFLKYSIDQNWIGPVGRVLIGIFTGLAMNGLGEKLGKRYPLYAQGLFGGGSLALFFSVYAAYNFYGFISPPFAFIFFVFIMAFTVFMAIRHDALPIGILGIVGGYTTPFLIGGLQNQGLLFGYLILLTLGVLAVSIYKKWASFVHLSFVFNQLIIFVVYAADFLFVFWRERGPIGSLLTFVTVIYALYWLIASGYNFLRKKNASLGDIVLSVANPAMFVVWAMSLFDSSPFLSDYKGVFAAFFGLTYIVFARLAARLLPKDKRLRETFYGIAIVLFTIAPPLHFGAWLAKLFSFLTAGTLASLIVCMYKKRRDLVILSAYITFVVNYYAFFAVRSWITFHNRLDLGTMFSFLVVIFAAYTVSVTGYGIYKQKTPVSKEVVVFSIFNAFAFVFGSTLLLGETFMAGNKGIWIALWAVFYGYLAYSCHTRLPQDKQHFYALGGTALTFLTVSIPMQFDGAVIGIGWAIEAVALLLILYKIADRYLANSALGILALAMLTAFTYLVELYRESRFFLNEPTFLWLVASVALYVFSKGLERAKANVYADLKVDIVFLLRGVLLFFIFIGLSFQNNHFFTLKTFKALVSPEQLTLSVIWLTYAFILFVLGVRKRLNYLRYVALALFALVIVKAFLVDLSSVDTVLKIALFSLLGGCLLIVSFVYQKKNDSL